In a single window of the Necator americanus strain Aroian chromosome X, whole genome shotgun sequence genome:
- a CDS encoding hypothetical protein (NECATOR_CHRX.G24860.T1) produces the protein MVLLSSTQHNSIAKAHNLKGQLPEESMESSATTIRFVTMNCRTLASELQQAACLGFCLCDYLCVTFAALQETRIRDRPIISIENYTLYCGDADENKVGGCAIAVRNDYNNLVEEFGSTSSRCAFPPLRDRRGRKLCIVSAHAPAETAEDNSKDAFYDELNALMFKMQSQQMVTVGIDANAKMGLEQQSDVLGKWYYPAGRRSAQDGDCLIDLCEQTDLIIALRGITDAISSRSRGQHF, from the coding sequence ATGGTCCTGTTGTCCAGCACACAACACAACTcaatcgccaaagcccataacctgaaaggtcaactgcctgaagagagcatggaatcttcggcaacaaccattcgtttcgtcacgatGAACTGCCGGACACTagcgagtgaactccaacaagccgcctgtctaggcttctgcCTGTGTGACTATCTCTGTGTGACTTtcgctgcactgcaggaaacacgcatcagagaTCGGCccatcatcagcatcgaaaattacaccttgtactgcggcgatgctgatgagaacaaagtaggtggctgcgcgatagctgttaggaacgattacaacaacctggtagaggaatttggctcaacgtcgtctagatgcgcctttccaccactgcgggatcgcagaggacgtaaactctgtatcgtaagtgctcacgcacctgcggaaaccgctgaggacaacagtaaggacgccttctatgatgaactcaatgcgttgatgttcAAAATGCAAAGCCAGCAGATGGTCactgtcggaatcgacgcaaatgcgaagatgggactcgaacagcaatccgatgtgctaggaaaatggtattatccggCGGGGCGCAGGTCGGCGCAGGACGGTGACTGTCTCATCGACTTATGCGAACAGACGgacctcatcatcgctttaagaggaatcaccgacgccatcagctcacgtagCAGGGGTCAAcacttttaa
- a CDS encoding hypothetical protein (NECATOR_CHRX.G24861.T1), whose protein sequence is MDYIRKQMWISSRPRAGIRVDGQPIKLVDEFCYLGYNLKNNGYYEKDIQQRSAKAASAFNSLTKCLWSTTITNEVKCESIYQQFAP, encoded by the coding sequence ATGGACTACATCCGCaaacagatgtggatctcttcgagacctcgagcaggaatcagggtggacggacaaccgatcaaactcgtcgatgagttctgttacctgggctacaacctgaagaacaacggctaCTACgaaaaagatattcagcaaagaagCGCTAAGGCCGCTTCcgcattcaactccttaacgaaatgcctgtggtcgaccaccATCACCAATGAAGTCAAGTGCGAGTCTATCTATCAGCAATTCGCCCCAtga
- a CDS encoding hypothetical protein (NECATOR_CHRX.G24862.T1), with protein sequence MTCERYQHLAPPSKVAKLNRLRSFGHILSRPADRLVQRVLTSLSGSSWKKPPGRKRKFWTEVMKEDLRTPGVDRQSRRDASFRRIWVCDE encoded by the coding sequence atgacatgtgaaagatatcaacatctcgcgccgccatcgaaagtggctaaactaaatcgtcttcgctcctttggtcatatattaagtagaccggcagatcgccttgttcaacgagttctgacgagtttgtcgggttcgagctggaagaagccacctggccgaaaacggaagttttggactgaggtgatgaaagaggacctgaggacaccgGGTGTGGATAGACAGTCCAGGCGAGATGCAAGTTTTCGTCGAATATGGGTATGCGACGAATGA
- a CDS encoding hypothetical protein (NECATOR_CHRX.G24863.T1) produces MRGLSARGRSRPKKLVGQRQQHPVRLATLNVGTLTGRSRELADSLRKRRVDICCVQETRWKGSKARELGDSYKLIYHGTSNRNGVGIILNESFRNCVTAVDQLSDHLVAVNVDTGEVELRVVSAYASQMGCSEKEKACFWEDLEQYVQSLESEEVLLIGGDFNGHVGSRKDGFESCHGGYGYGARNDDGLRILEYAVASDLIIANTQYRKRKSHLITYTSGGRETQIDFWMLRQRGRRLLQD; encoded by the coding sequence atgcgagggctatcggctagaggacggagccggccaaagaagttagtcggCCAacgccagcaacatccagtgcgcttggcaacacttaacgttgggacgcttactggaagaagtcgtgaactggcagacagtctcagaaaacgccgtgttgacatatgttgtgtacaggagactcgctggaaaggctccaaggcaagggaattaggcgatagctacaagctgatctaccacggcacatcaaatcgcaatggcgttggtatcatattgaacgagtcgtttagaaactgtgtcacagcggtggatcaaCTATCGGATCACCTGGTGGCTGTAAATGTGGACActggagaagtggaattgcgagtcgtctctgcttatgcgtcacagatgggctgtagtgaaaaagagaaggcgtgcttttgggaagatctggagcagtacgtccaatctctggaaagcgaagaagtacttttaattggaggagacttcaacggacatgtcggttcccggaaagacggattcgagagttgtcatggtggatacggctatggagctcgtaacgacgacgggttgcgaatcctggagtatgctgttgcaagtgacttgatcattgctaacacgcagtatcggaaaagaaaatcgcatttgatcacgtacaccagcggcggtcgtgaaacacaaatagatttctggatgttacgccaaCGAggtcgccgacttctgcaggattga
- a CDS encoding hypothetical protein (NECATOR_CHRX.G24864.T1), with product MWSSTSSVIRLTAENTLGKTTLGKPNIQKATWFWNEEVQAAIREKKSKYKLWCRTRQPEDRGAYLAAKREAKKAVSKAKSDRYKAVYDMLDTREGERAVYRLVRARHRSTLDMEHTKIVKGADGAVLRCSGQILERWREYYNHLCNEEFCHPPIPTVPSVEGPVLPITAVEVSAALAKMKTNKATGPDDIPVDV from the coding sequence atgtggtcgtctacttccagcgttatacgcttgacagcggagaacactctgggaaagacgactctaggtaagcccaatatacaaaaggctacgtggttttggaacgaggaagttcaggcggcaattcgtgagaagaagtctaagtataagctctggtgcaggacacgtcagcctgaagatcggggtgcttacctagcggcgaaaagggaggctaagaaggcagtttccaaggcgaagtcggaccgctacaaggctgtgtacgacatgcttgataccagagaaggcgagcgggcagtgtatcgtttagtcagagcacgtcatcggtcaacgttggatatggagcacaccaagatcgttaagggagctgatggagccgttctgcgctgctctggtcagatcctggagaggtggcgagagtactacaatcacttgtgtaacgaagagttctgtcatcctcccatcccaaccgttcccagcgtcgagggtcctgttctaccaattactgccgtcgaagtcagtgctgccctcgcaaaaatgaagacgaacaaggcaaccggtcctgatgacatacctgttgaTGTCTga
- a CDS encoding hypothetical protein (NECATOR_CHRX.G24865.T1): MKVFERILGARLRKIVSVSLNQCGFVKDCSTIDAIHAVRILLEKHREKNRSVHLAFLDLEKAFDRVPHELLWMSMRSHRVPDEYVRWTKLLYAKRTSVVQCAAGTNRPFPVQVGVHQGSSLSPLLFILYIDTITKEIQKQHPWTLPFADDVMLASEFRDDLQKQVQSWKDQLQQYGLRLNTSKTEYMECGPRIEDGLIRVDGTELNKVNCFKYLGSKVTSTGNIDQEGRARVNAAWMKWKMATGVLCDKKVPVRLKSKMCMTIVRPVALYGCECWPPIKALERVLHAMEMRILRWTIGVTLKDKVSNDTARFIFGVVPIT, encoded by the coding sequence atgaaggtttttgagcgtatCCTGggagctcgtctgaggaaaattgttagcgtttcactcaaccagtgcggttttgtgaaggactgcagcactatagatgctatccatgctgtccgaatcctcctggagaaacatcgagagaagaaccgcagtgtgcatcttgcttttctcgatctcgagaaagctttcgaccgtgtcccacatgagctgttatggatgtccatgaggtcgcatagagtaccagatgaatatgtgcggtggacgaagctgctttatgcgaagcgtACCAGTGTTGTACAATGTGCAGCTGGAACAaacaggccattccctgtacaagtaggggttcatcagggttcatccctctcacccctgctgttcatactgtacATAGACACGATAacaaaggaaatccagaagcagcatccgtggactctacccTTTGCCgatgatgtcatgctcgcgtcggagtttcgagatgatcttcagaaacaagtgcagtcttggaaggatcagctgcagcaatatggattgcgcctcaatacatcaaaaactgagtacatggagtgcggaccaaggatagaggatggtttaattcgtgttgatggcaccgaattaaacaaggtgaactgcttcaagtaccttggatccaaagtgacttccacaggcaacattgatcaagaaggtcgagcacgtgttaatgctgcatggatgaaatggaaaatggcaacaggggtactgtgcgacaagaaagtccctgttcgactgaagtcgaagatgtGCATGACGATTGTGCGTCCTGtcgccctttacggatgcgagtgctggccgccGATCAAAGCTTTGGAAAGAgtgttgcacgctatggagatgcggatattgaggtggacgataggtgtaacgctaaaagacaaagtatccaacgacactgcaCGCttcatcttcggcgtcgtcccgataacctAG
- a CDS encoding hypothetical protein (NECATOR_CHRX.G24866.T1) — protein MVWSRPAARGRFCCQNRSEARRFRSEAAWEAKDSLVELCGRSLSTLNTTQFFSASLHVSTEETEDFLVDRRLTWQACRANCAGRNSANECLFILECGPRRSFAMQIP, from the coding sequence atggtttggtcacgtcctgcggcgagaggaagattctgttgccaaaaccgctctgaagctcgacgtttcaggagtgaggccgcgtgggaagccaaagattcgctggttgaGCTGTGTGGAAGATCGCTTTCGACTCTGAACACcacccagttcttctcagcttcactACACGTTTCCACAGAGGAAACTGAAGATTTCCTCGTCGACCGAAGATTGACATGGCAAGCTTGCAGGGCAAACTGTGCAGGaagaaattccgccaacgagTGTCTCTTCATATTGGAGTGCGGACCACgaagaagctttgcgatgCAGATTCCCTGA
- a CDS encoding hypothetical protein (NECATOR_CHRX.G24869.T1), protein MRGLPARGRSRPKKVVRHRQQHPLRLATLNVGTLTGRSRELADSLRKRRVDICCVQETRWKGSKARELGDSYKLIYHGTSNRNGVGIILNESFRNCVTAVDQLSDHLVAVNVDTGEVELRVVSAYASQMGCSEKEKACFWEDLEQYVQSLESEEVLLIGGDFNGHVGSRKDGFESCHGGYGYGARNDDGLRILEYAVASDLIIANTQYRKRKSHLITYTSGGRETQIDFWMLRQRGRRLLQD, encoded by the coding sequence atgcgagggctaccggctagaggacgaagccggccaaagaaggtagtccgccatcgccagcaacacccactgcgcttggcaacacttaacgttgggacgcttactggaagaagtcgtgaactggcagacagtctcagaaaacgccgtgttgacatatgttgtgtacaggagactcgctggaaaggctccaaggcaagggaattaggcgatagctacaagctgatctaccacggcacatcaaatcgcaatggcgttggtatcatattgaacgagtcgtttagaaactgtgtcacagcggtggatcaaCTATCGGATCACCTGGTGGCTGTAAATGTGGACActggagaagtggaattgcgagtcgtctctgcttatgcgtcacagatgggctgtagtgaaaaagagaaggcgtgcttttgggaagatctggagcagtacgtccaatctctggaaagcgaagaagtacttttaattggaggagacttcaacggacatgtcggttcccggaaagacggattcgagagttgtcatggtggatacggctatggagctcgtaacgacgacgggttgcgaatcctggagtatgctgttgcaagtgacttgatcattgctaacacgcagtatcggaaaagaaaatcgcatttgatcacgtacaccagcggcggtcgtgaaacacaaatagatttctggatgttacgccaaCGAggtcgccgacttctgcaggattga